Proteins from a genomic interval of Cucumis melo cultivar AY chromosome 7, USDA_Cmelo_AY_1.0, whole genome shotgun sequence:
- the LOC103494685 gene encoding PTI1-like tyrosine-protein kinase At3g15890 has product MAFRPFSCCGIGLDRKERGKKQQTWRVFSLKELHSATNNFNYDNKLGEGGFGSVYWGQLWDGSQIAVKRLKVWSNKADMEFSVEVEILARVRHKNLLSLRGYCAEGQERLIVYDYMPNLSLLSHLHGHHSSECHLDWKRRMKIAIGSAEGIAYLHHQATPHIIHRDIKASNVLLDPDFQARVADFGFAKLIPDGATHVTTRVKGTLGYLAPEYAMLGKASESCDVYSFGILLLELATGKKPLEKLSATMKRTIIDWALPIVVEKNFEELADPKLNGDYNADELKRVILVALCCSHSRPEKRPTMLEVVELLKGESKEKLAKLEGDELFKSHQVAAQTTEIKAGEDSSDFISEEQDSKEKVKENSTQNPT; this is encoded by the exons ATGGCCTTTCGCCCCTTCTCCTGCTGTGGAATTGGTTTGGATCG GAAAGAAAGAGGGAAGAAACAGCAAACATGGAGGGTCTTTTCATTGAAAGAATTACACTCGGCtacaaataattttaattatgataacaagctTGGAGAAGGAGGATTTGGTAGCGTTTACTGGGGACAGCTGTGGGATGGATCACAA ATTGCAGTTAAGAGGTTGAAGGTCTGGAGCAACAAAGCAGACATGGAATTCTCTGTGGAAGTTGAGATACTGGCCCGAGTTAGGCACAAGAATCTATTAAGTTTACGTGGATACTGTGCTGAAGGGCAAGAGCGCTTGATCGTGTATGACTACATGCCCAATCTAAGTCTACTCTCCCATCTACATGGACATCACTCATCGGAATGTCACCTTGATTGGAAACGTCGCATGAAAATCGCCATTGGGTCTGCCGAGGGAATTGC CTATCTTCACCATCAAGCAACCCCACATATCATTCATCGAGACATCAAAGCTAGCAATGTTTTGCTGGATCCTGATTTCCAAGCTCGTGTAGCTGACTTCGGATTTGCAAAACTCATCCCCGATGGTGCAACACATGTAACTACAAGAGTCAAGGGCACACTCGGATACCTCGCTCCTGAATATGCCATGTTAGGTAAGGCATCAGAGAGTTGTGACGTATACAGCTTTGGCATTCTCCTGCTTGAGCTTGCCACCGGCAAGAAGCCGCTTGAGAAATTAAGTGCAACAATGAAACGCACAATCATAGATTGGGCACTACCGATTGTAGTTGAGAAAAATTTCGAGGAGCTTGCAGACCCAAAGCTAAATGGAGACTACAATGCAGACGAGCTAAAGAGGGTCATCCTCGTTGCGCTCTGTTGTTCCCATTCACGACCAGAGAAACGACCAACCATGCTCGAGGTGGTTGAACTACTAAAAGGAGAATCAAAAGAGAAGCTAGCGAAATTAGAAGGCGATGAACTGTTCAAGAGCCATCAAGTAGCTGCACAAACTACAGAAATAAAAGCTGGTGAAGATAGCTCAGACTTCATATCAGAAGAACAGGATTCAAAAGAGAAGGTGAAAGAGAATTCAACACAAAACCCCACATGA
- the LOC103494686 gene encoding protein TOO MANY MOUTHS, translated as MADSYFLTLLTLLLFPSSLSASFTVIMPDSDSGAPSALIDGPQSGFSLHNAAVRTDPAEQSAVYDIMSATGNYWATQIPDVCGGRWHGIECMPDNHNLFHIVSLSFGSLSDDTAFPTCDATRSTISPSLTKLPHLKTLFFYRCFSNNPQFIPSFLGQLGSSLQTLVLRDNGLIGPIPTELTNLTRLKVLDLHGNNLNGSIPGGLNRLLGLRSLDLSRNKLTGLLPSLGLSNLRILDVSQNLLMGSIPIGIVRCQSLIKLDLSRNRLTGVIPESISGLTQLVLLDLSYNQISTPLPTSFPLLSSLEALILKGNAMDCVLSSDLFDGMMSLMTLILSNMGFHGPIPNSLGRLPNLRVLHLDANHFNGSIPLSFQGLTNLSDLRLNDNELTGPIPLRKDTIWRMKRKLRLYNNSGLCYNSKGGVVDVSGSSYNIGIGPCNVP; from the coding sequence ATGGCCGACTCTTATTTCCTCACACTCTTAACCCTTCTCCTCTTCCCTTCTTCCCTCTCCGCCTCCTTCACCGTCATCATGCCCGACTCCGACTCCGGCGCCCCCTCCGCCCTCATCGACGGCCCTCAATCCGGCTTCTCCCTCCACAATGCCGCCGTCCGTACCGACCCCGCCGAACAATCCGCCGTCTATGACATCATGTCCGCCACCGGAAACTACTGGGCCACCCAAATCCCCGACGTCTGCGGCGGCCGCTGGCACGGCATTGAATGTATGCCCGATAATCACAATCTCTTCCACATCGTCTCATTGTCTTTCGGCTCACTCTCCGACGACACGGCTTTTCCGACGTGCGACGCCACCCGGTCCACCATTTCCCCTTCCCTTACCAAACTCCCTCACCTTAAAACGCTATTCTTTTACCGTTGCTTCTCTAATAATCCCCAATTTATCCCTTCCTTTTTAGGGCAGTTGGGTTCTTCGTTGCAGACCTTAGTCCTTAGAGACAATGGGCTTATAGGCCCAATTCCGACTGAATTGACCAATTTGACCCGCCTCAAGGTTTTGGATCTTCATGGGAATAACTTAAACGGGTCGATTCCGGGTGGGTTAAACCGGTTGCTCGGTTTGAGGTCGTTGGATTTGAGTCGGAATAAGCTCACGGGTTTGCTCCCCAGTTTGGGCTTGTCTAATTTGAGAATACTTGACGTAAGTCAGAATCTTCTGATGGGTTCGATTCCAATTGGAATTGTTAGGTGTCAGTCTTTGATTAAGTTGGACTTGAGTCGTAATCGTTTGACTGGAGTGATTCCCGAATCTATCAGTGGTCTTACACAACTTGTTCTTTTGGATTTGAGTTATAACCAAATCTCTACACCACTTCCGACCTCGTTCCCGCTTTTGAGTTCTTTAGAAGCTTTGATTTTGAAAGGAAATGCGATGGATTGTGTTTTGTCCAGTGATTTGTTTGATGGTATGATGAGCTTAATgactttgattctttctaataTGGGCTTTCACGGTCCAATCCCCAATTCTTTGGGTCGGTTGCCCAATCTTAGAGTCCTACATCTTGATGCCAACCACTTCAATGGCTCAATCCCTTTAAGTTTTCAAGGCTTGACAAACCTCAGTGATTTAAGGCTCAATGATAATGAGTTGACTGGACCAATTCCATTGCGAAAGGATACGATATGGAGGATGAAGAGGAAGCTTAGATTGTACAATAACTCAGGATTGTGTTACAACTCCAAGGGTGGAGTTGTCGATGTCTCGGGATCGTCCTATAATATAGGTATCGGCCCATGTAATGTCCCCTAA
- the LOC103494687 gene encoding SNF1-related protein kinase regulatory subunit gamma-like PV42a → MQATAKRITETQAAVGEKKVKDLMGDKRRLVEVPYTASLAQTMNVLVANHVVAVPVAAPPGHWIGAGGSMIMESDKRTGVLRKHYIGMVTMLDILAHIAGDDHDGDGGRDDLIDLERKMAVPVSNIIGHNVEGLSLWTLNPNTSILDCMEIFSKGIHRALVPVDGQVEEAVGVELVESASSYRMLTQMDVLRFLRGKVAEIEGILRLSVKEMEGMMNENVMAITDKTSVIEAIKCMKSSFLNAVPIVGSTQLGVDQQSHAQLFTGRGKKLVGTFSATDLRGCHLATLQSWLHQTALEFTDLVRKSPLLEGAGVGVRELVTCRPESSLEEVMEKVLSKHVHRVWVTDEHGLLLGLISLSDMIRVIRLSLLSKIQT, encoded by the exons ATGCAGGCGACGGCGAAAAGAATAACCGAAACTCAGGCGGCGGTGGGAGAGAAGAAGGTGAAGGATCTGATGGGGGACAAGAGGCGGCTGGTGGAGGTGCCGTACACCGCCTCTCTTGCTCAAACAATGAACGTTCTAGTTGCCAATCATGTGGTGGCGGTTCCCGTGGCGGCGCCGCCTGGCCATTGGATTGGCGCAGGTGGTTCTATGATCATGGAATCTGATAAGCGGACTGGGGTTCTAAGAAAGCATTATATTGGTATGGTCACCATGCTTGATATCTTGGCTCATATTGCTGGCGATGATCACGATGGCGATGGCGGTCGTGATGATCTGATTGATCTCGAACGGAAGATGGCGGTTCCCGTATCCAATATTATTGGACATAATGTTGAAGGTTTGAGTCTCTGGACTTTGAATCCCAACACCAG CATATTAGATTGTATGGAGATATTCAGCAAGGGGATCCACCGAGCCCTGGTTCCTGTGGATGGGCAGGTTGAGGAGGCCGTAGGCGTGGAGCTGGTTGAGTCAGCGTCGAGTTATAGAATGCTGACCCAGATGGATGTCTTGAGGTTCCTAAGAGGAAAAGTGGCAGAAATCGAAGGGATTTTGAGGCTAAGTGTGAAGGAAATGGAAGGGATGATGAACGAGAACGTTATGGCAATTACAGATAAAACAAGTGTCATTGAAGCTATCAAGTGCATGAAATCTAGTTTTCTCAATGCAGTTCCCATTGTTGGAAGTACTCAACTCGGCGTCGACCAACAAAGCCACGCACAACTCTTTACC GGAAGAGGAAAAAAACTAGTAGGGACATTCTCGGCAACGGATCTAAGGGGGTGCCATCTAGCGACGCTGCAATCATGGCTACACCAGACAGCGCTAGAGTTCACTGATTTAGTTCGAAAGAGTCCATTGTTGGAAGGGGCAGGGGTAGGGGTGAGAGAGCTGGTCACATGTCGGCCGGAAAGTTCGTTGGAGGAAGTGATGGAGAAGGTATTGTCAAAACACGTGCACAGAGTATGGGTAACTGATGAA